Proteins encoded by one window of Alphaproteobacteria bacterium:
- a CDS encoding GNAT family N-acetyltransferase: MPCADFGKKLHDAICDGYDDYVKWLNWPMNPPTPGMVEEDCRKHHADFILRDFIRYLIIDKSTNDVVGRCAFVASQALWKIPQFGIAYFVRRSQRSKGYASEAAHAMTALAFQILKAKKVEIHCDAENIASAKVPQKLGFKLECTQRGGWPRHDGELAELQIYSIFSERDLLDWNETLYLMKSPTNHSRLMQSIENVRKSKAQERDLGSVPKPHITQDHSPSSRGLTTGSITEYMDPVVKPRDDGVILINRQEKDLIDENNQG; the protein is encoded by the coding sequence ATGCCCTGCGCAGATTTTGGCAAAAAATTACACGACGCTATTTGCGATGGTTATGATGATTATGTCAAATGGCTGAATTGGCCCATGAATCCCCCAACGCCAGGAATGGTCGAGGAGGATTGTCGAAAACATCATGCTGATTTTATACTACGGGATTTTATTCGTTATCTTATTATCGATAAATCCACAAACGATGTTGTTGGGCGGTGTGCGTTTGTCGCCTCTCAGGCTCTCTGGAAAATTCCACAATTTGGGATTGCCTATTTTGTGCGTAGAAGTCAAAGATCAAAAGGATATGCGAGCGAAGCTGCCCATGCCATGACTGCTCTTGCCTTTCAAATTTTAAAGGCCAAAAAAGTAGAAATTCATTGTGATGCCGAAAATATAGCGTCCGCAAAAGTTCCGCAAAAATTAGGCTTTAAATTGGAATGCACACAAAGGGGTGGCTGGCCCAGACACGATGGGGAACTTGCAGAATTGCAAATCTATTCCATTTTTTCTGAAAGAGATCTTTTGGATTGGAATGAAACGTTATATCTGATGAAAAGCCCGACGAATCATTCTAGGCTGATGCAATCAATTGAAAATGTGAGAAAAAGCAAGGCTCAGGAAAGAGATTTAGGTTCTGTCCCTAAGCCCCACATCACACAAGATCATTCCCCGTCATCCCGTGGCTTGACCACGGGATCTATAACGGAATACATGGATCCCGTGGTCAAGCCACGGGATGACGGGGTAATTCTTATAAACCGACAAGAAAAAGACTTAATAGACGAAAATAACCAAGGATAA
- a CDS encoding diphosphomevalonate decarboxylase gives MKWTTSAPANLALIKYMGKIGSGKPTNPSLSFTLDHCRTKVELDYSSDRKQNVWEPLIDPDFPFVPDLTPVQKERFLNHISFLCQYAMDGEHTPYFTVRSANNFPSDCGLASSASSFAALTHCTLMALADLFAPDALLSLDTMPLLSAKGSGSSCRSFMGPFVMWEGDHVSPINFPYDDLIHMAVIICQAQKKVSSSAAHQRVLTSPLFSTRADRAKNGLRDLINALNAQNWQDAFHLVWGDFWDMHCLFETSNPAFGYFTPQSIEILMKVREIWEMHGDGPLATMDAGPNVHLLWRPDQVEFAQTVFTDLRTKFQVLASPHIRVT, from the coding sequence ATGAAATGGACGACATCGGCACCTGCAAACTTGGCGCTTATTAAATATATGGGCAAGATCGGCAGTGGAAAACCAACCAACCCATCGCTTTCATTCACGCTTGATCATTGCAGAACCAAGGTGGAGCTTGACTATTCTTCGGATCGAAAGCAAAACGTTTGGGAACCGCTGATTGATCCAGATTTTCCATTCGTTCCGGATTTGACCCCTGTACAAAAAGAACGATTTTTGAATCATATTTCATTTCTGTGTCAATACGCAATGGACGGGGAGCATACGCCGTACTTTACGGTTCGATCAGCCAATAATTTTCCATCCGATTGTGGATTGGCCAGTTCAGCCAGCAGCTTTGCCGCATTGACGCACTGTACATTGATGGCGTTGGCAGACCTTTTTGCCCCTGACGCGCTTTTAAGCCTCGATACCATGCCGCTTTTGTCCGCCAAGGGATCAGGATCATCCTGTCGGTCGTTCATGGGGCCGTTTGTTATGTGGGAGGGGGATCATGTATCGCCCATTAATTTCCCTTATGATGATTTAATTCATATGGCAGTTATTATTTGCCAGGCACAGAAAAAAGTATCCTCAAGCGCAGCGCATCAACGTGTCTTGACCAGCCCGTTGTTTTCTACCCGTGCCGATAGGGCGAAAAATGGCCTGCGCGACCTGATCAACGCCCTGAATGCCCAAAATTGGCAGGATGCATTTCATCTTGTGTGGGGTGATTTTTGGGATATGCATTGTTTGTTTGAAACCTCCAATCCAGCCTTTGGGTACTTTACGCCCCAGTCCATTGAAATTTTGATGAAGGTGCGCGAAATTTGGGAAATGCACGGCGATGGTCCGCTGGCCACAATGGATGCCGGGCCCAATGTTCATCTTTTGTGGCGCCCTGATCAGGTTGAATTCGCCCAAACTGTTTTTACTGATTTGCGCACAAAGTTTCAGGTTTTGGCATCACCCCATATAAGGGTCACGTGA
- a CDS encoding peptidoglycan DD-metalloendopeptidase family protein — translation MKRILCFVWIVVLYGPAVAAESVGVDLVATTKQLQDLEDSLTKTEAVLLDLVQREHLLLERAMIQQHRMMATLRNLKHWTEYSPILILLSYFSLQDVVHCSLLLQALSPVLQDQKKYALDFAKTIDTIRQTIKGEEKHIFETKCRYQALLMDQSRLFEKKYALTGHTIQPENNTQSLTIEKAIETILKPLPGKIPQPTNRDQKSLVLQLPAVGEIAPPQQGKDLSLKITTRSEAQVVSPWHGSVVYSGMIKEYGQTVILQQDDFLVILGNLGSICCHPGDTLLPGEPIGCAVQTDPAAAKPDLRVELRLGWQQLDPRPYLASGSKK, via the coding sequence GTGAAAAGAATCCTATGTTTTGTTTGGATTGTTGTGCTGTATGGCCCGGCGGTGGCAGCCGAATCGGTTGGCGTGGATCTGGTGGCAACAACCAAGCAATTACAGGACCTAGAAGACTCACTAACCAAAACAGAGGCTGTCTTGTTGGATCTGGTTCAACGGGAACATCTGTTGTTGGAAAGGGCAATGATACAACAACATCGCATGATGGCAACGCTTCGCAATCTAAAGCATTGGACCGAATATTCCCCCATATTGATTTTGTTGTCTTATTTTTCGTTGCAGGACGTTGTGCACTGTTCCCTGTTGTTGCAAGCGCTGTCACCGGTACTGCAGGATCAAAAAAAATATGCCCTGGATTTTGCCAAGACAATTGACACCATCCGACAAACTATCAAGGGGGAGGAAAAACACATTTTCGAAACCAAATGTCGTTATCAGGCTTTATTGATGGATCAATCCCGTTTGTTTGAAAAAAAATACGCCCTGACCGGTCATACGATTCAGCCGGAAAACAACACCCAATCCTTAACTATCGAAAAAGCTATTGAAACTATTTTGAAACCCCTTCCGGGTAAAATCCCTCAACCGACGAATCGAGATCAGAAAAGTTTGGTTTTGCAATTACCGGCCGTTGGTGAAATTGCTCCCCCTCAACAGGGGAAAGATTTATCCCTGAAAATAACAACGCGATCCGAAGCCCAAGTCGTCAGCCCATGGCATGGTTCGGTCGTTTATAGTGGAATGATAAAAGAGTACGGCCAAACGGTTATTTTGCAACAAGATGATTTTTTGGTAATTTTGGGCAATCTTGGCAGTATTTGTTGCCATCCGGGGGATACCTTATTACCTGGGGAGCCAATTGGGTGTGCAGTGCAGACGGACCCCGCTGCTGCAAAGCCGGATTTGCGTGTGGAGCTAAGACTAGGATGGCAACAACTTGACCCACGTCCCTATCTAGCATCAGGATCAAAAAAATGA
- a CDS encoding mevalonate kinase, with protein MEFLASGKWILTGEHAVLRGHPAIVFPLPHFYVKLSYTDSGLALLGDSLIKPLKNTLMKGCAILGKSLNAITGDFLIEGNIPLGFGLGSSAALCHVVGQWFLYKGWVQREQLFEFCCRLEDVFHGCSSGLDILGSFSTTGVYYQHDRDPTPIQQTWKPLICLSLLSVPKDTSKAIEIVRHLNEQNPTLGQQIDHKMHHATDMAKDALSLDKQDGLPLLAASLNQACDCFYDWGLVNQPLYDAMQALRGHSPLAIKPTGAGLGGSVISLWAEHPPAIDGLIPLF; from the coding sequence ATGGAATTTCTGGCATCAGGAAAATGGATTTTGACGGGGGAGCATGCCGTCCTAAGGGGGCATCCAGCGATTGTTTTTCCACTTCCTCATTTTTATGTCAAATTATCGTACACTGATTCTGGCCTGGCATTGTTGGGGGATTCCCTGATTAAACCGTTAAAAAACACGCTCATGAAAGGGTGTGCCATCCTTGGAAAATCACTAAATGCGATCACGGGGGATTTTTTGATCGAAGGGAATATTCCATTGGGCTTTGGCCTTGGGTCATCGGCCGCCCTGTGTCATGTGGTTGGGCAATGGTTCCTTTACAAGGGATGGGTGCAGCGCGAACAGCTTTTTGAATTTTGTTGCCGATTAGAGGATGTCTTTCATGGATGTAGTAGTGGTCTTGATATCCTGGGGTCATTTTCAACTACCGGAGTCTATTACCAACATGACCGCGATCCGACCCCAATCCAACAAACCTGGAAACCCTTGATTTGTCTTTCGCTGCTGTCGGTACCAAAGGATACGTCGAAAGCCATTGAAATCGTCCGACACCTGAACGAACAAAATCCGACCTTGGGTCAGCAAATCGATCATAAAATGCACCATGCAACCGACATGGCAAAAGATGCTTTGTCCTTAGATAAACAGGATGGCCTACCCCTTTTGGCAGCGTCCCTGAACCAGGCGTGTGATTGTTTTTATGATTGGGGATTGGTTAATCAACCCCTTTATGATGCTATGCAGGCCCTAAGGGGGCATTCGCCATTAGCCATTAAACCAACGGGCGCTGGGCTTGGCGGCAGTGTGATTAGCCTGTGGGCAGAGCACCCACCCGCCATTGATGGATTAATCCCTTTGTTCTGA
- a CDS encoding RNA pyrophosphohydrolase — MTKDKITDKKERLIVGLMIVNADKHVFVGRRFDCKDTKFDSWQMPQGGIDPGEIPSETAFREMKEEIGCNNADIIAESTEWYSYQFPKELQSKLWNGHFDGNKQRWFLMRFRGQDADINLNLTDHPEFIEWKWVHYSLLTELIVPFKREVYTQAVQEFSWYFES, encoded by the coding sequence GTGACAAAAGATAAAATAACAGATAAAAAAGAACGTTTAATTGTTGGATTAATGATTGTCAACGCAGATAAGCATGTTTTCGTTGGCAGACGGTTCGATTGCAAGGATACAAAATTTGATTCCTGGCAAATGCCACAAGGGGGGATCGACCCCGGTGAAATACCCAGCGAGACTGCCTTTAGGGAAATGAAGGAAGAAATCGGATGTAACAATGCGGATATCATCGCAGAATCCACCGAATGGTATTCGTATCAGTTTCCAAAAGAATTACAATCCAAACTATGGAATGGACATTTTGATGGGAACAAACAACGCTGGTTTCTAATGCGGTTCCGGGGTCAAGATGCCGATATTAATCTGAACCTCACGGACCACCCCGAATTCATCGAATGGAAATGGGTACATTATTCATTACTGACAGAACTTATTGTGCCATTCAAACGCGAAGTTTATACGCAGGCTGTCCAAGAATTTTCTTGGTATTTCGAATCTTGA
- a CDS encoding PBP1A family penicillin-binding protein — protein sequence MKLYAGEKEGGHHPHQQKPPSKTKAKTKKTRKKTAKRSSFLWTLARTCLMLGIWGLMALGLLVLWFSHDLPDLKNLQGSTRKPSVVIQTYDGAILKSYGDLYEDMVKVQELPPYVPQALMAVEDRRFYHHFGVDVIGLLRAAYTNYRAQRVVQGGSTLTQQLAKNILFTQGSFDTRDRSFKRKIQEVILSLWLEWNFTKDQILTMYLNRVYFGAGTYGIDAAARRYFNKSARNLTVFESAVIAGLLKAPSKYSPAHNPKLAKKRAKLVLELMVEAGFLKEFQSYLDQGEKELSDASAEKDQGMRYFADWVYEQVPTIVGETDKDLIVITTFDQTMQKQAEKSCTDLMETMGKQLKASEVAFVAMTPDGAVKAMVGGQNYGVSQFNRVTQALRQPGSAFKTFIYLAALESGLTPESMMDDSPVVIGDWRPGNYKWQSRGMISLKEGLTYSVNSVSIRLTQLVGPAKVAEVAKRLGITSTLNNDLSISLGTGETTLLEMTTSYATFANQGRAVWPYGILEIRDKDGAILYSHSAEPGKVIVNATTLHGIRGMLRNVIENGTGRAANVDPTVSGKTGSNADKDAWFFAYREPEANGTDSDGVVVGVWAGNDNNKPMAKASTGGRMPARIAAAFFKSVGAIQSSDTGAAQTQSYPTMTFGDPPKEAAKDSGLNAYLKKL from the coding sequence ATGAAATTATATGCAGGCGAAAAAGAAGGGGGGCATCACCCCCATCAACAGAAACCCCCCTCAAAGACAAAAGCAAAAACAAAGAAAACGCGGAAAAAGACAGCCAAACGATCGTCGTTTTTATGGACACTCGCCAGGACCTGCTTGATGTTGGGCATCTGGGGATTAATGGCCCTTGGGTTGCTTGTTCTATGGTTTAGCCATGATTTGCCAGATTTAAAAAACCTGCAGGGAAGCACGCGAAAACCCAGTGTCGTGATACAAACTTATGATGGGGCAATCCTCAAATCATATGGTGATTTATACGAAGACATGGTCAAGGTCCAGGAATTGCCCCCTTATGTCCCGCAGGCCCTGATGGCAGTGGAGGATCGACGTTTTTATCACCATTTTGGTGTGGACGTCATTGGGTTGCTTCGTGCAGCCTATACGAACTATCGCGCCCAACGGGTAGTTCAGGGGGGGTCAACGCTGACCCAGCAATTGGCAAAAAATATCCTATTCACCCAAGGAAGTTTTGATACCCGGGATCGATCATTCAAACGAAAAATTCAAGAGGTGATTCTTTCCCTTTGGCTGGAATGGAATTTCACAAAAGATCAAATCCTGACCATGTATCTCAACCGCGTTTATTTTGGTGCCGGAACCTATGGAATTGATGCGGCCGCCCGGCGGTATTTCAATAAATCAGCCCGAAATTTAACGGTATTCGAATCTGCAGTTATTGCTGGTTTGCTGAAAGCACCATCCAAATATTCGCCGGCCCATAATCCAAAACTTGCAAAAAAACGGGCAAAGCTTGTTTTGGAATTGATGGTAGAGGCTGGGTTTTTAAAAGAATTCCAATCGTACCTGGATCAGGGGGAAAAAGAACTCTCTGATGCCTCCGCGGAAAAAGACCAAGGCATGCGCTATTTTGCGGATTGGGTCTATGAGCAGGTTCCAACGATTGTTGGGGAAACTGACAAGGACCTGATTGTTATTACAACGTTTGATCAGACCATGCAAAAGCAAGCCGAAAAATCCTGTACAGACCTTATGGAAACGATGGGTAAGCAGCTAAAAGCATCCGAAGTCGCCTTTGTTGCCATGACGCCCGATGGGGCCGTTAAGGCAATGGTTGGCGGCCAAAACTATGGTGTGAGTCAGTTTAATCGGGTAACGCAAGCCCTGCGTCAACCAGGGTCAGCATTCAAAACATTTATTTATTTAGCGGCGCTTGAATCCGGTTTAACGCCAGAAAGCATGATGGATGATTCGCCTGTCGTTATTGGGGATTGGCGTCCGGGTAACTATAAGTGGCAAAGTCGGGGCATGATATCCCTTAAAGAAGGGTTAACCTATTCCGTTAATAGCGTGTCGATCCGATTGACACAACTTGTGGGCCCCGCAAAGGTGGCCGAGGTTGCAAAACGATTGGGGATCACCAGCACCCTTAATAATGACCTAAGTATTTCTTTGGGGACTGGGGAGACAACCTTGTTAGAAATGACGACATCCTATGCAACCTTTGCCAACCAGGGCCGGGCTGTATGGCCCTATGGTATTTTGGAAATCCGCGATAAAGATGGGGCCATTCTATATAGTCATTCAGCGGAGCCTGGTAAGGTTATTGTGAATGCAACCACCCTGCATGGTATACGTGGAATGTTACGCAATGTTATCGAAAATGGCACTGGGCGCGCCGCAAACGTTGACCCAACTGTATCCGGAAAAACGGGTAGTAACGCGGATAAGGATGCCTGGTTTTTTGCTTATCGCGAGCCAGAGGCCAATGGAACAGACAGCGATGGAGTTGTCGTTGGGGTGTGGGCCGGTAATGATAACAACAAACCAATGGCCAAAGCATCCACCGGTGGGAGAATGCCAGCACGAATTGCTGCGGCTTTCTTTAAGTCAGTGGGTGCTATCCAATCATCAGATACTGGTGCTGCACAGACACAATCGTATCCGACAATGACCTTTGGTGACCCCCCAAAGGAGGCCGCAAAGGATTCAGGCTTGAATGCTTATTTAAAGAAGCTTTAA
- a CDS encoding threonine ammonia-lyase, whose product MVKSMVSGNILKSGVSEERFNLIGISGQNTSYSITKETIEDAARQLKGIVKRTPMVESFWLNSKIKGQVYLKLENIQVTGSFKPRGAYIKLNSLTPDERSKGVIAMSASNHAQGVAYNAQKMGIPATIVMPENTPISKVESTRHYGASVILHGNTIIESRDFAMQLIKKHGYTMVHPFDDPCIIAGQGTIGLEMLADVPDLDVLIVPVGGGGLAAGICIAAKAINPKIQIIGVQSAACQSMAEILFPNTVVQTCLRSDQTIADGIAVKYPGTLNLSILKDHLDDFLIVEEHFIETAIERLVVHNKIVVEGAGAIGVAAILSTPGIFQGRKVGTIIGGGNIDSRVLSNLLLRGMVQNGKLVRFKIQIDDAPGILGHLTQIIGKAGGNIFEISHQRLFNNIATKTAYLDAVVETRNCEHAITICQSLMSGGFQTEIMEE is encoded by the coding sequence ATGGTTAAAAGTATGGTTTCGGGGAATATCCTTAAAAGTGGCGTGTCAGAGGAAAGATTTAACCTTATTGGCATATCAGGGCAAAACACATCCTATTCCATCACAAAGGAAACGATAGAGGATGCCGCCCGTCAGCTTAAAGGGATCGTTAAACGCACCCCCATGGTTGAAAGTTTCTGGCTGAATTCAAAAATCAAGGGCCAGGTGTACCTTAAGCTTGAAAATATACAAGTCACAGGCTCATTTAAGCCAAGGGGGGCTTATATTAAATTAAATAGCCTTACGCCGGACGAAAGATCCAAAGGTGTCATTGCAATGTCTGCCAGCAATCATGCCCAGGGTGTTGCTTATAATGCACAAAAAATGGGTATACCGGCGACCATTGTGATGCCGGAAAACACACCAATCTCCAAGGTGGAAAGCACACGCCATTATGGCGCATCAGTTATTTTACATGGAAACACCATAATCGAATCCCGCGATTTTGCCATGCAGTTGATTAAAAAGCATGGATACACGATGGTTCATCCCTTTGATGATCCTTGCATTATTGCAGGGCAGGGGACAATTGGCCTTGAAATGCTTGCGGATGTGCCAGATCTGGACGTCCTGATTGTGCCTGTCGGTGGCGGGGGATTGGCAGCTGGCATTTGTATAGCCGCAAAGGCCATCAATCCCAAGATTCAAATCATCGGCGTGCAATCGGCCGCTTGTCAATCAATGGCAGAGATTTTGTTTCCAAACACCGTTGTTCAAACATGCCTAAGGTCCGACCAAACCATTGCCGATGGAATCGCGGTTAAATATCCGGGAACACTTAACCTGTCGATCCTGAAAGATCATCTGGATGATTTCTTGATTGTGGAGGAACATTTTATTGAAACAGCAATAGAACGCCTTGTTGTGCATAATAAAATTGTTGTCGAGGGGGCTGGCGCGATTGGTGTTGCCGCCATCCTTAGTACCCCGGGAATTTTTCAGGGACGAAAGGTTGGAACGATCATTGGTGGGGGAAATATTGATTCACGCGTGCTGTCCAATCTTTTGCTTCGGGGGATGGTACAGAATGGGAAGTTGGTTCGCTTTAAAATTCAAATCGATGATGCGCCCGGTATTTTGGGTCACTTAACACAAATCATTGGAAAAGCAGGCGGCAATATTTTTGAGATTAGCCATCAACGGTTGTTCAATAATATCGCCACTAAGACGGCATATCTTGATGCTGTTGTTGAAACTCGAAACTGCGAACATGCCATCACAATCTGTCAATCGTTAATGAGTGGGGGATTCCAAACGGAGATTATGGAGGAATAG
- the gpmI gene encoding 2,3-bisphosphoglycerate-independent phosphoglycerate mutase, whose product MTITKKLVLCILDGCGISPEKTNNGLSEAVNLDRLTQQYPSATIQASEQFVGLPKGQMGNSEVGHMSIGLGRLIMQDLPRIDQAIQNGDLETNPKVRTLIEKIKATGGACHLLALLSPGGVHSHQDHLFAIARFLATKEIPVKIHVFLDGRDTPPQSALDYCAELQELTNAVATIGGRYFAMDRDKRWERVLPAYDAMVLGKSPHHFSTPESAIKFFYDTGITDEFIPSSLIGLYSGMNDGDALWMINFRADRARQILTSLLCDDFGEFKRERIVQFSATLGMAEYAASLTPLIPSVFDKVPLCNGLGEIIAQHGGCQLRLAETEKYAHVTFFFNGGRELPFDGEDRILIPSPKVATYDLCPPMSADKVTEQLLKAMNDSEHQLIVVNYANLDMVGHTGIQPAIMGAAHTIDSILAILEETALAKDWTLIVTADHGNAEQMVDELGRPHTAHTCNPVPFIIINAPHKISLTAGGTLCDIAPTVLTLLDLPIPPEMDGRSLVVMA is encoded by the coding sequence ATGACTATCACCAAAAAACTCGTTCTCTGCATCCTGGATGGATGCGGCATTAGCCCCGAAAAAACGAACAATGGCCTGTCCGAGGCTGTCAATCTGGACAGACTGACCCAGCAGTACCCCTCTGCCACCATACAGGCATCGGAACAGTTTGTTGGCTTACCAAAAGGTCAGATGGGCAATTCAGAGGTCGGCCACATGTCGATCGGCCTTGGGCGGCTTATTATGCAGGACTTGCCACGAATTGACCAAGCAATTCAAAATGGTGACCTTGAAACCAATCCCAAAGTTAGGACATTGATTGAAAAGATAAAAGCAACCGGCGGGGCCTGTCATTTGCTTGCGCTTTTGTCCCCGGGCGGCGTTCATTCCCACCAGGATCATCTTTTTGCCATTGCGCGTTTTTTGGCCACCAAGGAAATCCCGGTCAAGATTCATGTTTTCCTGGATGGTAGAGACACCCCCCCACAAAGTGCTTTGGATTATTGCGCAGAGCTTCAAGAGCTCACGAATGCCGTTGCCACCATTGGGGGGCGTTATTTTGCGATGGATCGGGACAAACGCTGGGAACGGGTTTTGCCCGCATACGATGCGATGGTTTTGGGGAAATCCCCCCATCATTTCTCAACACCAGAATCGGCCATTAAGTTTTTTTATGACACGGGTATTACAGATGAATTTATTCCATCGTCACTCATCGGGTTGTATTCGGGCATGAACGATGGCGATGCCCTGTGGATGATTAACTTTCGGGCCGATCGTGCGCGGCAAATATTGACATCGCTCTTGTGTGATGATTTTGGCGAATTCAAACGGGAACGGATCGTTCAATTTTCAGCAACCTTGGGAATGGCTGAATATGCAGCATCATTAACGCCATTGATCCCGTCTGTTTTTGACAAGGTACCCCTTTGCAATGGATTGGGCGAAATTATTGCACAGCACGGTGGGTGTCAACTGCGCCTTGCTGAAACGGAGAAATACGCCCACGTCACGTTCTTTTTTAATGGTGGACGGGAATTGCCCTTTGACGGGGAAGATCGCATCTTAATACCATCGCCAAAGGTTGCCACATATGATCTGTGTCCGCCCATGTCAGCAGACAAGGTCACGGAACAGCTTTTGAAAGCCATGAATGATTCAGAACATCAATTGATCGTTGTGAACTATGCAAACCTTGATATGGTGGGACATACAGGGATCCAGCCTGCGATTATGGGGGCTGCACACACGATTGATTCGATCTTGGCAATACTCGAAGAAACGGCACTAGCAAAGGATTGGACCCTGATTGTTACGGCTGATCACGGGAATGCCGAACAAATGGTTGATGAGTTAGGGCGCCCACACACTGCTCACACCTGCAACCCGGTCCCCTTTATCATTATCAATGCACCCCATAAAATATCACTGACAGCGGGCGGAACCTTATGTGACATCGCACCAACTGTTTTAACCCTGCTTGATTTACCGATCCCACCAGAAATGGATGGCCGATCATTGGTGGTAATGGCGTGA
- the ccmA gene encoding heme ABC exporter ATP-binding protein CcmA, translating to MKTVLHIHKITHPFIPMTRGAPLSIDLLAGQMLVITGGNGSGKSTLLKIIAGILAPLSGKIEASDLFYCGHETGLKQNLTVMDNLFFRQAVYGLNRDKKSVQNALDSFNMGSFEQRAINTLSKGQQQKIALASAILSPHPLWVLDEPTANLDAASVLTAESIFQTHLENGGAIIKSSHNEASLFLHNLRLESPTH from the coding sequence ATGAAAACAGTATTACACATCCACAAAATCACTCACCCCTTTATTCCGATGACAAGGGGCGCCCCACTCTCGATAGATCTGCTGGCTGGGCAAATGCTTGTTATAACGGGGGGGAATGGATCGGGCAAATCCACACTGCTTAAAATCATTGCGGGAATATTAGCCCCCCTTTCCGGAAAGATAGAGGCTTCTGATTTGTTTTACTGCGGCCACGAAACCGGATTGAAACAAAACTTAACGGTGATGGATAATCTGTTCTTTCGTCAGGCAGTCTATGGATTAAATAGGGATAAAAAATCGGTTCAAAATGCCCTGGATTCTTTTAATATGGGTTCGTTTGAACAAAGGGCAATCAACACCCTGTCAAAGGGGCAACAACAAAAGATTGCCCTGGCATCCGCGATCTTATCACCCCATCCTCTTTGGGTATTGGATGAACCGACAGCCAATCTGGATGCAGCATCCGTTTTGACGGCAGAAAGCATTTTTCAAACCCATCTGGAAAACGGGGGTGCGATTATCAAATCATCTCACAATGAAGCGTCCCTATTCCTCCATAATCTCCGTTTGGAATCCCCCACTCATTAA